From the genome of Cytobacillus luteolus, one region includes:
- a CDS encoding MerR family transcriptional regulator — protein MKIEKPLYFIKQVSEITGLSKLVIRKWEERYQIVIPKRLDNGYRVYTEADVTKILSVKDLTDQGYSVKQAAFFIDKIETKPEPTPVIPD, from the coding sequence ATGAAGATAGAAAAACCTTTATATTTCATTAAGCAAGTTTCTGAAATAACAGGTTTGTCCAAGCTCGTCATTCGAAAATGGGAGGAACGGTATCAAATTGTCATTCCAAAAAGACTTGACAATGGATACAGAGTCTATACAGAAGCTGATGTAACCAAAATTCTTTCAGTAAAAGATTTAACCGACCAAGGTTACTCGGTGAAGCAGGCTGCCTTTTTCATTGACAAGATTGAAACAAAACCAGAACCAACACCGGTAATTCCTGATTGA